A portion of the Haemorhous mexicanus isolate bHaeMex1 chromosome 3, bHaeMex1.pri, whole genome shotgun sequence genome contains these proteins:
- the NKX2-4 gene encoding homeobox protein Nkx-2.4, which produces MSLSPKHTTPFSVTDILSPMEESYKKFGGMDGAGGLGAPLGPYRQASVPPAAAVPQHVPAGTAAYHMPHGVSQFPHGAVGGYCNGGLGNVGELPAYPEGMRGGAAAGGGWYGPGGDPRYSSISRFMGPSAGMNVAGMGGLSGIAEGAKAIVPLHAAPRRKRRVLFSQAQVYELERRFKQQKYLSAPEREHLASLIHLTPTQVKIWFQNHRYKMKRQAKDKAAAQQLHPGGGGGGGGSGGLCQQPSPRRVAVPVLVKDGKPCPPPGNATPGPGPAAPAAPAAAAPAAHPHPGSLGQAADLEELSPSPPALHGPVAPLAPLDSASVDYNGGMVSPNLLYGRTW; this is translated from the exons atGTCGCTGAGCCCCAAGCACACGACGCCCTTCTCGGTCACCGACATCCTCAGCCCGATGGAGGAGAGCTACAAGAAGTTCGGCGGCATGGACGGGGCGGGCGGGCTGGGCGCGCCCCTCGGGCCGTACCGCCAGGCGTCCGtgcctcccgccgccgccgtgCCGCAGCACGTCCCCGCGGGCACGGCCGCCTATCACATGCCCCACGGCGTTTCGCAGTTCCCGCACGGAGCCGTCGGGGGCTACTGCAACGGCGGGCTGGGCAACGTGGGCGAGCTGCCCGCCTACCCCGAGGGGAtgcggggcggcgcggcggcgggcggcggctgGTACGGGCCCGGCGGCGACCCCCGCTACTCCAGCA TCTCCAGGTTCATGGGCCCGTCGGCGGGGATGAACGTGGCCGGCATGGGCGGCCTGAGCGGCATCGCCGAGGGCGCCAAGGCCATCGTGCCGCTGCATGCGGCGCCgcggaggaagaggagggtgcTCTTCTCCCAGGCGCAGGTCTACGAGCTGGAGCGGCGCTTCAAGCAGCAGAAGTACCTGTCGGCGCCGGAGCGGGAGCACCTGGCCAGCCTGATCCACCTGACCCCCACGCAGGTGAAGATCTGGTTCCAGAACCACCGCTACAAGATGAAGCGCCAGGCCAAGGACAAGGCGGCCGCCCAGCAGTTGCaccccggcggcggcggcggcggcggtggcaGCGGAggcctgtgccagcagccctcGCCGCGCCGCGTGGCCGTGCCGGTGCTGGTGAAGGACGGCAAACCCTGCCCGCCGCCGGGCAACGCAACCCCGGGCCCCGGGCCGGCCGCCCCcgcggcccccgccgccgccgcgcccgccgcgcaCCCGCACCCCGGCTCGCTGGGGCAGGCGGCCGACCTGGAAGAGCTGTCGCCCAGCCCGCCGGCGCTGCACGGCCCCGTGGCTCCCCTGGCCCCCCTGGACTCGGCCAGCGTCGACTACAACGGCGGCATGGTCAGCCCCAACCTGCTCTACGGCAGGACGTGGTAA